The following proteins come from a genomic window of Phycisphaerales bacterium:
- a CDS encoding CotH kinase family protein, whose amino-acid sequence MPPTHLRMLAPLAATLLTLIGTTATAQPEPPRDERPRPDQSPAPMRGRGGPGMGGPGGQERKLLARFDADKNGQLSREERRKAREYLKDNPQRRPGGGPGGPGGPLGNFGPGAREEAKPGERVSPADVKPVKSTALYDTSAVRTFFLEFDSDDWEQELADFYNTDVEVPATLTLDGRKYPGVGVSFRGASSFFAVQAGYKRSLNISVDFTDSKLRVHGKKTLNLLNAHADPSMMSTVLYSLIANEHIAAPRAAFARVVINGESWGVYVNTEQFDSVFVAERFESGKDAKGARWKVKGSPNGSSGLDYLGEEIEPYRAKYQIKSKDREEDWRALIELCRVLTETPLEELEDKLAPMLDIDGALWFLALDNALVNMDGYWVRASDYSIYRDSKGVFHLIPHDMNEAFSPGGGPGGRRGPGGGPGGPPPEQRPGDRDTPRPRDGHEPPREGNERRPQARGGVELDPLIGMDDLRKPLRSRLLRVPALRERYLEKVRSLADRSLNWDHLGPRVRELRTLIEPYVRAETRRETPFEAFDRATADTPPGEGQGRSRSLRAFAEKRRAFLLAYKPRDPESPPNEKGRD is encoded by the coding sequence ATGCCCCCGACTCACCTGAGGATGCTCGCCCCGCTCGCTGCCACCTTGCTCACCCTTATCGGCACGACCGCGACGGCCCAGCCCGAGCCGCCGCGCGATGAGCGGCCCCGCCCGGACCAGTCGCCGGCGCCGATGCGCGGGCGCGGCGGCCCCGGCATGGGCGGCCCCGGCGGGCAGGAACGCAAGCTTCTCGCCCGCTTCGACGCGGACAAGAACGGGCAGCTCAGCCGCGAGGAACGCCGCAAGGCCCGCGAGTACCTGAAGGACAATCCGCAGCGACGTCCCGGCGGCGGCCCGGGCGGCCCGGGCGGTCCCTTGGGCAACTTCGGCCCGGGCGCACGGGAGGAGGCGAAGCCCGGCGAGCGGGTATCGCCTGCCGATGTGAAGCCCGTCAAGAGCACGGCCCTGTACGACACGTCCGCCGTCCGCACGTTCTTCCTCGAGTTCGACAGCGATGATTGGGAGCAGGAGCTCGCCGACTTCTACAACACCGATGTCGAGGTGCCGGCGACGCTCACGCTCGACGGCCGGAAGTACCCAGGCGTGGGGGTGTCGTTCCGCGGGGCCTCCTCGTTCTTCGCGGTGCAGGCGGGGTACAAGCGGTCGCTCAACATCTCGGTCGACTTCACGGACAGCAAGCTGCGCGTGCACGGCAAGAAGACGCTGAACCTGCTTAACGCCCACGCCGACCCCTCGATGATGAGCACGGTGCTGTACTCGCTGATCGCCAACGAGCACATCGCGGCGCCCAGGGCCGCGTTCGCGCGCGTGGTGATCAACGGTGAGAGCTGGGGCGTGTACGTCAACACCGAGCAGTTCGACTCGGTGTTCGTGGCCGAGCGGTTTGAGTCTGGCAAGGACGCCAAGGGCGCACGCTGGAAGGTCAAGGGCTCACCCAACGGCTCGTCGGGGCTGGACTACCTTGGCGAGGAGATCGAGCCCTACCGCGCGAAGTACCAGATCAAGAGCAAGGACCGCGAGGAGGACTGGCGGGCGCTCATCGAGCTCTGCCGCGTGCTGACCGAGACGCCGCTGGAGGAGCTGGAGGACAAGCTCGCGCCGATGCTGGACATCGACGGCGCGCTGTGGTTCCTCGCGCTCGACAACGCGCTCGTCAATATGGACGGCTACTGGGTGCGGGCGAGTGATTACAGCATCTACCGCGACAGCAAGGGCGTGTTCCACCTCATTCCGCACGACATGAACGAGGCGTTCTCGCCCGGCGGTGGGCCGGGCGGGCGGCGTGGACCAGGCGGCGGCCCTGGCGGGCCTCCCCCCGAGCAGCGCCCCGGAGACCGCGATACGCCGCGCCCGCGCGATGGCCACGAGCCGCCCCGGGAAGGGAACGAGCGGCGGCCGCAGGCCCGCGGCGGTGTCGAGCTCGATCCGCTCATCGGTATGGACGACCTCCGCAAGCCGCTCCGTAGCCGTCTGCTGCGGGTGCCAGCGCTCCGCGAGCGTTACCTCGAGAAGGTCCGGTCCCTCGCTGACCGGTCGCTCAACTGGGACCACCTCGGGCCCAGAGTGCGCGAGCTCCGGACGCTGATTGAGCCCTACGTGCGGGCGGAAACGCGGCGGGAGACGCCGTTCGAGGCCTTCGACCGCGCGACGGCCGATACGCCGCCAGGCGAGGGGCAGGGGCGCTCGCGCTCGCTGCGCGCCTTTGCGGAGAAGCGGCGGGCGTTCCTGCTCGCCTACAAGCCGCGCGATCCCGAGTCGCCCCCGAACGAAAAGGGACGCGACTGA